The following coding sequences are from one bacterium window:
- a CDS encoding type II secretion system F family protein encodes MGRFWYTTFQAPRVREIAEASDLPALLLELRAERVTVVDCGSAEPTRELKPTVRLRALLPSLYEQLANLLEEGVPLPRALLLLAGDMSAAARRPLLALAHDVEQGLSLHEAMARQPRLFRPMIVAAVRAGEEGGDPAAALRALGAQQHDLEHLVAKVALPLAYPLTILTWFSLIVLFLVAFIVPKYLQLYRELGMTDDKFPLPTLLLLKLTHVAPWIFCLVVVPLLALAIVYCARRSALRGNFDVQLFRMRLPIFGNLDVLTGIARLSSSLALLLRQGVPTPQALLLAAEASDNNVMSLAAKQAAHRVSLGAPLGEALRVWQRWPESWLFQVASAEAGGDLPMMLDRLARHYIDYAAGSARLWLLVAGPTIIVGLGVIVGWIGTSLYLPLVAIVGELSS; translated from the coding sequence ATGGGCCGGTTCTGGTACACGACGTTTCAGGCGCCTCGCGTTCGGGAGATCGCCGAGGCGAGCGACTTGCCGGCGCTCCTGCTGGAGCTTCGGGCCGAGCGCGTGACGGTGGTGGATTGCGGCTCCGCCGAGCCGACGCGGGAGCTGAAGCCCACGGTCAGGCTGCGGGCGCTGCTCCCCTCGCTCTACGAGCAACTCGCCAACCTCCTTGAGGAGGGCGTCCCGCTGCCGCGGGCGCTGCTGCTGCTGGCGGGCGACATGTCCGCCGCGGCGCGCCGGCCGCTGCTGGCGCTGGCGCACGATGTCGAGCAGGGCCTGAGCCTCCACGAGGCCATGGCGCGGCAGCCGCGGTTGTTCCGCCCGATGATCGTGGCGGCGGTGCGCGCCGGTGAGGAGGGCGGCGATCCGGCCGCGGCGCTGCGGGCGCTGGGCGCGCAGCAGCATGACCTGGAGCACCTCGTCGCCAAGGTGGCCCTGCCCCTCGCCTACCCCCTCACGATCCTGACGTGGTTCTCACTCATCGTCCTGTTCCTCGTCGCGTTCATCGTGCCGAAGTACCTGCAGCTCTACAGAGAGCTGGGCATGACGGACGACAAGTTCCCGCTCCCCACGCTGCTCCTGCTGAAGCTCACCCATGTGGCGCCGTGGATCTTCTGCCTGGTCGTGGTGCCGCTGCTGGCGCTGGCCATCGTCTACTGCGCCCGCCGCAGCGCCCTGCGCGGGAACTTCGATGTGCAGCTCTTCCGCATGCGGCTGCCGATCTTCGGCAACCTGGATGTGCTCACGGGGATCGCGCGCCTGTCGTCGTCCCTGGCGCTGCTGCTGCGGCAGGGGGTGCCGACGCCGCAGGCCCTGCTCCTGGCGGCCGAGGCCAGCGACAACAATGTCATGTCCCTGGCGGCCAAGCAGGCGGCGCACCGCGTGAGCCTGGGCGCGCCGCTCGGCGAGGCCTTGCGGGTGTGGCAGCGCTGGCCGGAGTCGTGGCTGTTCCAGGTGGCCTCGGCCGAGGCCGGCGGCGACCTGCCGATGATGCTGGACCGCCTGGCCCGCCACTACATTGACTACGCGGCCGGCTCGGCGCGCCTGTGGTTGCTCGTGGCAGGGCCGACGATCATCGTTGGCCTGGGCGTCATCGTCGGGTGGATCGGCACCTCGCTCTACCTGCCGCTGGTGGCGATCGTGGGTGAACTCAGTTCGTAG
- a CDS encoding prepilin-type N-terminal cleavage/methylation domain-containing protein: protein MNRRGFTFIELVTVWAIICILAAILFPVFAKAREKGRQASCLTNLINIGVALRLYAADNWGHLPPTDNDLTPLLDPRYLGEPACLTCPTLRDDEILRYPPQLPEQLVSARPGYDYVYRSGLSDDDAPNQGIAADRLRDVHNEGGNVLFLDGHGKWMKDSMFEQATEPGPPGVSYGYSGRPVPGLLELGKLQEKLSGRGYLTPQNAPDEGDGGRI from the coding sequence ATGAACCGCCGGGGCTTCACTTTCATCGAGCTGGTCACGGTCTGGGCGATCATCTGCATCCTGGCCGCCATCCTCTTCCCCGTCTTCGCCAAGGCCCGGGAGAAGGGACGGCAGGCCTCCTGCCTGACCAACCTCATCAACATCGGCGTGGCGCTGCGGCTGTATGCCGCCGACAACTGGGGGCACCTGCCGCCGACCGACAACGACCTTACGCCCCTGCTGGACCCGCGCTACCTGGGCGAGCCCGCCTGCCTCACCTGCCCGACCCTCCGCGATGACGAGATCCTGCGCTACCCGCCGCAACTGCCCGAGCAGCTCGTCAGTGCCCGCCCCGGCTATGACTACGTCTACCGGAGCGGCCTGTCCGATGACGACGCGCCGAACCAGGGGATCGCGGCCGATCGCTTGCGGGATGTGCACAACGAGGGCGGCAACGTCCTGTTCCTCGACGGCCACGGCAAGTGGATGAAGGACAGCATGTTCGAGCAGGCGACCGAGCCGGGGCCACCCGGCGTGTCGTACGGATACAGCGGCAGGCCTGTCCCCGGCCTGCTGGAGCTGGGCAAGCTGCAGGAGAAGCTGTCGGGGCGCGGGTACCTCACGCCGCAGAACGCGCCGGACGAAGGCGATGGGGGACGGATATGA
- a CDS encoding type II secretion system GspH family protein → MTRRGFTKVELLVVIGMIAVLAAILFPVFAKAREKARRGSCLNNLWQMGQALRLYALDRDGRYPPTADDLSPLYPRYLGTEKVFMCPSSSYTAVPMGAPANPKLGLAGPGDGWPGGPGGPGGPAGPSGPGGPPPPPPPAPPQSLAPGPPTIVFTQGGPPPGSAGPAALDEALRTSYYYRAGRAHNETPRAALCSDQSCLHNDRANVLYSDGSLKSLIEGPWRAEGFVPLDEIRQQRAAAAGACGPPGPGGGGE, encoded by the coding sequence ATGACCCGCCGCGGCTTCACGAAGGTTGAGCTGCTTGTGGTCATCGGGATGATCGCGGTCCTGGCGGCGATACTCTTCCCCGTGTTTGCGAAGGCCCGCGAGAAGGCCCGGCGCGGCTCGTGCCTGAACAACCTGTGGCAGATGGGGCAGGCCCTGCGCCTGTACGCCCTCGACCGCGACGGCCGCTACCCGCCGACCGCGGACGACCTGTCGCCGCTATACCCGCGCTACTTGGGCACCGAGAAGGTCTTCATGTGCCCGAGCAGTTCGTACACCGCCGTCCCGATGGGCGCCCCGGCAAACCCGAAGCTGGGGCTGGCGGGGCCCGGCGATGGGTGGCCGGGCGGACCAGGCGGACCAGGCGGACCGGCGGGCCCCTCGGGACCAGGCGGGCCGCCGCCGCCGCCGCCACCGGCGCCGCCGCAGAGCCTCGCGCCCGGCCCCCCGACCATCGTGTTCACGCAGGGCGGCCCGCCGCCGGGAAGCGCAGGCCCCGCCGCGCTCGATGAGGCCCTGCGGACCTCCTACTACTACCGCGCCGGGCGCGCGCACAACGAGACGCCGCGCGCGGCGCTGTGCTCCGATCAGTCCTGCCTGCACAACGACCGCGCGAATGTGCTCTATAGCGACGGCAGCCTCAAGTCGCTGATCGAGGGGCCGTGGCGGGCGGAGGGCTTCGTGCCGCTGGACGAGATCCGGCAGCAGCGCGCCGCTGCCGCAGGGGCTTGCGGCCCGCCGGGGCCGGGGGGTGGCGGCGAATGA
- a CDS encoding prepilin-type N-terminal cleavage/methylation domain-containing protein, with amino-acid sequence MARRPTRQGFTLIELLVVIAIIAIMSAMLMPSLSSVTDRSRVTECRANLSHLALALQAYHADTGQYPPRLECLLPGGYVTDPDMVRCTHTGATYFYAPPTGADMRQIVVACTAPATPVGQRPHGQRTSLVVLERGGRVREVGR; translated from the coding sequence ATGGCCCGCCGCCCGACCCGCCAGGGCTTTACCCTGATTGAGCTGCTGGTCGTGATCGCCATCATCGCCATCATGTCGGCGATGCTGATGCCGTCGCTCAGCTCGGTGACGGACCGCTCGCGGGTGACCGAGTGCCGTGCCAATCTCAGCCACCTGGCGCTGGCGCTGCAGGCATACCATGCCGACACCGGCCAGTACCCGCCACGCCTGGAGTGCCTGCTGCCGGGCGGATACGTGACGGACCCGGACATGGTGCGCTGCACCCACACCGGCGCCACGTACTTTTACGCGCCCCCGACGGGCGCCGACATGCGGCAGATCGTGGTCGCCTGCACGGCCCCCGCGACCCCGGTCGGCCAGCGCCCGCACGGCCAGCGCACGAGCCTGGTGGTGCTGGAGCGCGGCGGCCGCGTGCGGGAGGTCGGGCGGTGA
- a CDS encoding DUF6067 family protein, with protein MRHLTACSLLGLLALAAFAQPYTPDSRTLLLDHFDETFTPDGKLMTRPEVGKAVAGLTGGRPMAGLKFIPSTVAPDARFGRALEFHGLAKMDYPAGPNLNLSAGVLEFWVALNFDAAEVKKNPGVLSNQLFATIAGPGGSQVLVYSTLGQTCLGVWDRQRQLIQYGGAPGDWKQDEWHHVQVRWGRQLEMWLDEKRVFQAEWFGLFGPVDVSPDEVRLAFGSQIGMSGVHSEFKLDELRVLGPGGEQITDYPTMTVCRIKAPTVDGQIEEAEWAGAARTTGFIRLNEATLADDQTIVYAGWDDQALYLAYDCLNPQRRDLVARLKDHDSGVYMEDAVDFICRPNPEAFPYYQFVCNAIGTVYDSTIDPTRQTKADLAYNPDCTFRTSRQDDRWQVECRIPFPQLGGRAAPREGERWRVNFCRDSESVSNYSSWAYAAGNFHTVENYGELIFSASDRALRVGPLGDLAMGKVEAGVALTGFLFDPLVIVKGTLLGPNGKVLAEQENRLADYRAVTLKAPPLVTGGYNLIIRATTAAGPMVFQRLPFRVKKAYDVSVEGYPYEGKLWITANVSGLANAPRGLVARSRLMQGDRVVAECSTDRFAAGLGAASLPIADLAPGKYVVKSEAVAPDGKVLGSAEAEFEQFARPAWWHNTIALDHTVPLPWTPVRVDREGIKVLGRVYRVGEGSLPLQIINQGQEMLTGPVTLQATSDGRSADLARLRAVDAAHPDDASERHASGALGRVRAELTTTTEFDGLQRCDLTLTPDGVAEVSALTLEIPVKSQYAAFLCPSTGHTSPALTTPPEGWKSAFMPQVWVGNDDLGLAWIAESDEWWRPHDDQMVEVLPRGGTTLLRCNILRQPLKLTQPVTITFALMATPVKDAHAGDPFWVRFGEGEGKTQCQEWCRYPATGNMDLKQGTMECWFAPSADMNGSWRQVMAVVGAKGDMQVYYLPGPEQQLAMLVNSGGKQLSAAVNGLQLAPGKFAHVAVTWSDKIRLFVDGKLAATLDTTLPPDLDESPAKFRLMLGCPRDWRGYTKVIVDEFRVSRTVRYTGDYAVPTAAFAKDADTLLLDHFECNFHPDGEDAETQATVISGRSDELGGVPSLNCRFVPGKFGQGLNLTMLDPMPRAEAVKRWGFNASLHWWWLEEGGEKYGWPAPLMTEPEIPNLRETVREDTALGLRPSTYAIYPAVGSPSRESAQFGYEWSRRPMSTQPSEPPKGHYFWDVCAHSGWADYIVAGSQWLLNDVGFTSLYTDGAAQAYACRNTHHGCGWTDEQGQVHATFPVFATREMLKRVYKLIHARHADGYLVNHMSFNTLIPTMSFTDVMYSGEHEQYENLTRFRVRWTGKQWGFWSVLLGGDAHIYEPLHMTWCLLHGVSVWPQGWQDRNDASRKTANLWLTYDRFGYREAKWIPYYEAGKLVRPVSEQVKASLYLLRGKRALIVVGNLEPKVVQAQVALDLKAMGLQGRAHNALTDQPVKLEQGKLSLRLRPSTFALVWVE; from the coding sequence ATGCGCCACCTCACCGCTTGTTCACTCCTCGGACTGCTGGCGCTGGCCGCTTTCGCCCAACCCTACACGCCCGACAGTCGCACGCTTCTCCTGGACCACTTCGACGAGACCTTCACCCCCGACGGCAAGCTGATGACCAGGCCCGAGGTGGGCAAGGCCGTGGCTGGCCTGACGGGCGGGCGGCCCATGGCAGGCCTCAAGTTCATCCCCAGCACCGTCGCCCCCGACGCCAGGTTCGGGCGGGCCCTCGAATTCCACGGCCTGGCCAAGATGGACTACCCCGCCGGGCCGAACCTCAACCTCAGCGCCGGGGTGCTGGAGTTCTGGGTGGCGCTGAACTTCGATGCCGCCGAGGTGAAGAAGAACCCGGGGGTGCTGAGCAACCAGCTCTTCGCCACCATCGCGGGGCCGGGCGGGTCGCAGGTGCTGGTCTACTCGACCCTGGGCCAGACCTGCCTGGGCGTGTGGGACCGGCAGCGGCAACTGATCCAGTACGGCGGCGCCCCGGGCGACTGGAAGCAGGACGAGTGGCACCACGTGCAGGTGCGCTGGGGCCGGCAACTGGAGATGTGGCTGGACGAGAAACGGGTGTTCCAGGCTGAGTGGTTTGGCCTGTTCGGCCCGGTGGATGTCAGCCCCGACGAGGTGCGCCTGGCCTTCGGCAGCCAGATCGGCATGAGCGGCGTGCACAGCGAGTTCAAGCTCGACGAGCTGCGCGTGCTGGGGCCGGGTGGGGAGCAGATCACCGACTACCCGACCATGACCGTGTGCCGCATCAAGGCCCCGACGGTAGACGGCCAGATCGAGGAGGCTGAGTGGGCCGGCGCGGCGCGCACCACCGGCTTCATCCGCCTCAATGAGGCGACCCTCGCCGACGACCAGACCATCGTCTACGCCGGCTGGGACGACCAGGCCCTCTACCTGGCCTACGACTGCCTCAACCCACAGCGCCGCGACCTGGTCGCGCGGCTGAAGGACCACGACTCGGGCGTGTATATGGAAGATGCCGTGGACTTCATCTGCCGGCCGAACCCCGAGGCCTTCCCCTACTACCAGTTCGTCTGCAACGCCATCGGCACAGTGTACGACTCGACGATAGACCCGACGCGGCAGACGAAGGCCGACCTGGCCTACAACCCGGACTGCACCTTCCGCACCAGTCGGCAGGATGATCGCTGGCAGGTGGAGTGCAGGATCCCGTTCCCGCAACTGGGCGGGCGAGCCGCACCGCGCGAGGGTGAGCGCTGGCGCGTCAACTTCTGCCGCGACAGCGAGAGCGTGAGCAACTACTCCTCCTGGGCCTATGCCGCGGGCAACTTCCATACCGTCGAGAACTACGGGGAGCTGATCTTCAGCGCCTCCGACCGCGCCCTCCGCGTCGGGCCGCTGGGCGACCTGGCGATGGGCAAGGTCGAGGCCGGGGTAGCCCTTACGGGCTTCCTGTTCGACCCGCTGGTCATCGTGAAGGGCACGCTGCTGGGGCCGAACGGCAAGGTGCTGGCCGAGCAGGAGAACCGCCTGGCCGACTACCGGGCCGTGACCCTGAAGGCCCCGCCGCTGGTGACCGGCGGCTACAACCTCATCATCCGGGCGACCACCGCCGCCGGGCCGATGGTCTTTCAGCGCCTGCCCTTCCGCGTCAAGAAGGCCTATGACGTGTCCGTCGAGGGCTACCCGTATGAGGGGAAGCTGTGGATCACCGCCAACGTGAGCGGCCTGGCCAATGCCCCCCGGGGGCTGGTCGCCAGGTCGCGGCTGATGCAGGGCGACAGGGTCGTCGCGGAGTGCAGCACCGACCGGTTCGCCGCCGGGCTGGGTGCCGCGAGCCTCCCGATCGCGGACCTCGCCCCCGGCAAGTATGTCGTCAAGTCCGAGGCCGTCGCGCCCGATGGCAAGGTCCTCGGCAGCGCCGAGGCCGAGTTCGAGCAGTTCGCCAGGCCCGCCTGGTGGCACAACACCATCGCGCTGGACCACACCGTGCCGTTGCCATGGACACCCGTGCGCGTGGACCGCGAGGGCATCAAGGTGCTGGGCCGCGTCTACCGCGTCGGGGAGGGCTCGCTACCGCTGCAGATCATCAACCAGGGGCAGGAGATGCTGACCGGCCCGGTGACGTTGCAGGCCACCAGCGACGGCCGGAGCGCGGATCTGGCGCGCCTGCGGGCCGTGGACGCGGCACACCCGGACGACGCCTCCGAGCGTCATGCCTCCGGTGCGCTGGGGCGCGTGCGGGCTGAACTCACCACCACCACGGAGTTCGACGGCCTGCAGCGCTGCGACCTGACGCTCACCCCCGACGGCGTCGCCGAGGTTTCCGCGCTCACGCTGGAGATCCCGGTCAAGAGCCAGTACGCCGCCTTCCTGTGCCCGTCCACGGGCCACACGTCGCCGGCACTGACGACGCCGCCGGAGGGCTGGAAGAGCGCCTTCATGCCGCAGGTGTGGGTAGGGAATGATGACCTGGGGTTGGCGTGGATCGCCGAGAGCGACGAGTGGTGGCGGCCGCACGACGACCAGATGGTGGAGGTGCTGCCCCGAGGCGGCACGACGCTCCTGCGCTGCAACATCCTCCGCCAGCCGCTGAAGCTGACCCAGCCGGTGACGATCACCTTCGCGCTGATGGCTACACCGGTCAAGGACGCACATGCCGGCGACCCCTTCTGGGTGCGGTTCGGTGAGGGCGAGGGGAAGACCCAGTGCCAGGAATGGTGCCGCTACCCGGCGACCGGCAACATGGACCTCAAGCAGGGGACGATGGAGTGCTGGTTCGCGCCGTCCGCCGACATGAACGGTTCGTGGCGGCAGGTCATGGCCGTCGTCGGAGCCAAGGGCGACATGCAGGTCTACTACCTGCCCGGCCCCGAGCAGCAGTTGGCGATGCTGGTCAACAGCGGCGGCAAGCAGCTCTCCGCTGCCGTCAACGGCCTGCAACTGGCCCCCGGCAAGTTCGCCCATGTGGCCGTCACCTGGAGCGACAAGATACGGCTCTTTGTCGACGGCAAGCTGGCGGCGACGCTGGACACGACGCTGCCGCCGGACCTGGACGAGAGCCCGGCCAAGTTCCGGCTCATGCTCGGCTGCCCCCGCGACTGGCGCGGCTACACGAAGGTGATCGTGGATGAGTTCCGCGTCTCGCGGACGGTGCGCTACACGGGCGACTACGCGGTGCCGACCGCGGCGTTCGCCAAAGACGCTGACACGCTGCTGCTGGATCACTTCGAGTGCAACTTCCACCCCGACGGCGAGGACGCCGAGACGCAGGCGACGGTGATCTCCGGCCGGTCGGACGAACTTGGCGGCGTGCCGAGCCTGAACTGCAGGTTCGTCCCCGGCAAGTTCGGGCAGGGACTGAACCTGACGATGCTGGACCCGATGCCCCGCGCCGAGGCCGTCAAACGCTGGGGCTTCAATGCCAGCCTGCACTGGTGGTGGCTGGAGGAGGGCGGGGAGAAGTACGGCTGGCCTGCCCCGCTGATGACCGAGCCTGAGATCCCGAACCTGCGCGAGACCGTGCGGGAAGACACAGCGCTCGGCCTGCGCCCCTCGACGTACGCGATCTACCCCGCCGTCGGCTCGCCCTCCAGGGAGAGCGCGCAGTTCGGCTATGAGTGGAGCCGCCGGCCGATGTCCACGCAGCCGTCGGAGCCGCCGAAGGGGCACTACTTCTGGGATGTCTGCGCCCACAGCGGCTGGGCCGACTACATCGTGGCCGGCAGCCAGTGGCTGCTGAATGACGTCGGCTTCACCAGCCTCTACACCGACGGCGCCGCCCAGGCCTACGCCTGCCGCAACACCCACCATGGCTGCGGCTGGACCGATGAGCAAGGGCAAGTGCACGCGACCTTCCCGGTGTTCGCTACCCGCGAGATGCTCAAACGCGTCTACAAGCTCATTCACGCGCGGCATGCTGACGGCTACCTCGTCAATCACATGTCCTTCAACACGCTCATCCCCACCATGTCCTTCACCGATGTCATGTACAGCGGCGAGCACGAGCAATACGAGAACCTCACTCGCTTCCGCGTGCGCTGGACGGGCAAGCAGTGGGGCTTCTGGAGCGTCCTGCTGGGCGGCGATGCGCACATCTACGAGCCACTGCACATGACCTGGTGCCTGCTGCACGGAGTGTCGGTATGGCCGCAGGGGTGGCAGGATCGCAACGACGCCTCCCGCAAGACCGCGAACCTGTGGCTGACCTACGACCGCTTCGGGTACCGCGAGGCGAAGTGGATCCCGTACTATGAGGCCGGCAAGCTCGTGCGGCCGGTCTCCGAGCAGGTCAAGGCCAGCCTGTATCTGCTCCGAGGGAAGCGGGCGCTGATCGTGGTGGGGAACCTGGAGCCCAAGGTCGTCCAGGCGCAGGTGGCACTGGACCTGAAGGCGATGGGCCTGCAGGGCCGGGCGCACAATGCGCTGACCGACCAGCCGGTGAAGCTGGAGCAGGGGAAGCTGTCCCTACGCCTCCGGCCCAGCACCTTCGCGCTGGTGTGGGTGGAGTGA
- a CDS encoding heparinase II/III family protein: MRLLLLALLVLPSLTCAAQHPLLPVQLKPGQASGLRAAVAPLLALPEADMLKLVPEQSGLFFVSCPNCARGMQETQLTRWDLQHPDVVKCAYCGEEVPSAKYPMDKVQEVKTPGGSVARYPYYEGRPAWWKEQEPYRYYFQARVDYHKIRCTERAAVDFARLYWLTKDAAAGRRAALLLARFAQVFPAYCYHFDYPFRQKVIKEGSITPEGFSPAFRVARWTWWAYMDISTSLLEAYDLIAASGELEKLSAEAGRDVPAEVRAMLTSMTEQALGNKDDLTNMSPGMWADVIQAGRVLERPEWVHEAIGRLRAMTRSQFFYDGAWMEGTPSYHSQVVGALRAVYAAASGYSDPPGYKHPRTGERLDQLDLEQALPETARVRDALLRLRLPTGRYAPVHDTWWTNGGQALTASRPDLLPGLGHGILGSGEGGNQVQAHLTWSPGYGHIHLDGLSLLLFARGQELLSDLGYTHTKWREYTVLSPSHNLVVVDGANQKADHMTLGHLRYFTAGPEVQAVSVDNPQVYPGVTQVYRRTVALVRLSPTDSYLVDCFEVEGGKQHDYFLHGSADDAQTLTAPGLTGTPLPTLLPAGLKFSPGTNEQSTDSSAYHAYGYLRDLQSFVPTAGVTPLDYSPVGSGAGLQAFLVTQPGDQLVLGRDPAIRKAGSDDSKLESTWRQFALLRRTGGKSLFAAVVAPYGQAKAIQQVRVVDVPGARLALEVQTDTRTDLILVGAEQQPGSWQGKPLSAHCDLAVLGVQEGKPQAATVIGGWLMWGDLDLKMEPATMSAALMAMTHGAEPSLTVAGKFPAAAGAVVTLDHAGQYTSAYTVKQAVFDGVDTKLLVAEDPGCDWTPATKTSTWFTAPLQSFRGDHMVKLIGAAHLQRQ; the protein is encoded by the coding sequence ATGCGTCTGCTGCTGCTTGCCCTCCTCGTGCTCCCCTCGCTGACGTGCGCGGCCCAGCATCCGCTGCTGCCGGTGCAGCTCAAGCCCGGCCAGGCCTCGGGCCTCCGTGCGGCGGTGGCCCCGCTGCTGGCGCTGCCCGAGGCCGACATGCTCAAGCTCGTGCCCGAGCAGTCCGGTCTGTTCTTCGTGAGCTGCCCGAACTGCGCGCGGGGGATGCAGGAGACCCAGCTCACCCGCTGGGACCTCCAGCATCCTGACGTGGTCAAGTGCGCATACTGCGGCGAGGAGGTCCCGTCGGCCAAGTACCCGATGGACAAGGTGCAGGAGGTGAAGACCCCTGGCGGGTCCGTAGCGCGCTACCCGTACTACGAGGGGCGGCCCGCCTGGTGGAAGGAGCAGGAGCCGTACCGGTACTACTTCCAGGCGCGTGTGGACTACCACAAGATCCGCTGCACCGAGCGCGCCGCCGTTGACTTCGCGCGCCTGTACTGGCTGACCAAAGACGCCGCGGCCGGCCGGCGCGCCGCGCTGCTGCTCGCCCGCTTCGCCCAGGTCTTCCCCGCGTACTGCTACCACTTCGACTACCCGTTTCGGCAGAAGGTCATCAAGGAGGGGAGCATCACCCCCGAGGGCTTCAGCCCGGCCTTCCGCGTGGCGCGGTGGACCTGGTGGGCCTACATGGACATCTCGACCTCGCTGCTCGAGGCGTATGACCTGATCGCCGCCAGCGGGGAGCTGGAGAAGCTGTCGGCCGAGGCGGGGCGCGACGTGCCGGCTGAGGTCCGCGCCATGCTCACGTCCATGACTGAGCAGGCGCTGGGCAACAAGGACGATCTGACGAACATGAGCCCCGGCATGTGGGCAGATGTCATCCAGGCGGGCCGGGTGCTGGAGCGGCCTGAGTGGGTGCATGAGGCGATCGGCCGCCTGCGTGCCATGACCCGCAGCCAGTTCTTCTACGACGGGGCCTGGATGGAGGGCACGCCGTCGTATCACTCGCAGGTCGTCGGCGCCCTCAGGGCCGTCTACGCCGCCGCCTCAGGCTACAGCGACCCGCCTGGATACAAGCACCCCAGGACCGGGGAGCGCCTCGATCAGTTGGACCTCGAGCAGGCCCTGCCGGAGACGGCGCGCGTGCGCGATGCCCTGCTGCGCCTGCGGCTGCCCACCGGCCGGTACGCGCCGGTCCACGACACCTGGTGGACTAACGGCGGCCAGGCGCTGACGGCGTCCCGGCCGGACCTGCTGCCCGGCCTCGGCCACGGGATCCTCGGCAGCGGCGAGGGCGGCAACCAGGTGCAGGCCCACCTGACCTGGTCGCCCGGCTACGGCCACATCCATCTCGACGGCCTCAGCCTGCTGCTGTTCGCGCGCGGCCAGGAGCTGCTGTCCGACCTCGGCTACACGCACACCAAGTGGCGCGAGTACACCGTGCTCTCCCCGTCCCACAACCTCGTCGTCGTGGACGGCGCCAACCAGAAGGCCGACCATATGACCCTCGGGCATCTGCGGTACTTCACCGCCGGGCCCGAGGTGCAGGCCGTGTCGGTAGACAACCCGCAGGTCTACCCCGGCGTCACACAGGTCTACCGCCGGACGGTGGCGCTGGTGCGGCTCTCCCCCACCGACAGCTACCTGGTGGATTGCTTCGAGGTGGAGGGCGGGAAGCAGCATGACTACTTCCTGCACGGGAGCGCCGATGACGCCCAGACGCTGACCGCCCCCGGCCTCACCGGCACGCCGTTGCCCACGCTGCTGCCCGCGGGCCTCAAGTTCAGCCCGGGCACCAACGAGCAGTCCACGGACTCGTCGGCCTACCATGCCTACGGCTACCTGCGCGACCTGCAGTCCTTCGTCCCGACCGCCGGGGTGACGCCCCTGGACTACTCCCCGGTTGGCTCCGGCGCCGGGCTGCAGGCGTTCCTGGTCACCCAGCCGGGCGACCAGCTCGTCCTCGGCCGCGATCCGGCCATCCGCAAGGCGGGCAGCGATGACAGCAAGCTGGAGAGCACGTGGCGACAGTTCGCGCTGCTGAGGCGCACGGGCGGCAAGTCCCTCTTCGCCGCCGTGGTCGCCCCATACGGCCAGGCCAAGGCGATCCAGCAGGTGCGCGTCGTGGATGTGCCGGGCGCGCGCCTCGCGCTCGAAGTGCAAACCGACACGCGCACCGACCTCATCCTCGTCGGGGCTGAGCAGCAACCGGGAAGCTGGCAGGGGAAGCCCCTCAGCGCCCATTGCGACCTCGCCGTCCTGGGCGTGCAGGAGGGCAAGCCGCAGGCGGCCACGGTCATCGGCGGGTGGCTGATGTGGGGTGATCTCGACCTGAAGATGGAGCCCGCGACGATGTCCGCGGCGCTGATGGCCATGACCCACGGTGCGGAGCCGTCCCTCACCGTCGCCGGGAAGTTCCCGGCCGCCGCAGGGGCGGTTGTCACCCTGGATCACGCGGGGCAGTACACGAGCGCCTACACGGTCAAGCAGGCCGTGTTCGACGGCGTGGACACGAAGCTGCTTGTCGCCGAGGACCCCGGCTGCGACTGGACGCCCGCGACGAAGACCAGCACCTGGTTCACCGCCCCGCTGCAGAGCTTCCGGGGCGACCACATGGTGAAGCTCATCGGCGCGGCGCACCTGCAACGCCAGTAG
- a CDS encoding prepilin-type N-terminal cleavage/methylation domain-containing protein, with product MRRGTSLIELLVSLAVLATLGTVTLRLMFAGDRALQTQAERATATGAALRLLHVAADDVRAAASLSAGVPLIVQRPEGRVTYSRTADGTCRRAGDDIEEFPGVTLSLTGGDRLCTITVRGKSQTLTTVVCRRRWGS from the coding sequence ATGAGGCGTGGCACCTCGCTCATCGAGTTGCTGGTGTCGCTGGCGGTGCTGGCGACGCTGGGAACCGTCACCTTGCGCCTGATGTTCGCCGGGGACCGCGCGCTGCAGACGCAGGCGGAGCGGGCGACGGCGACCGGCGCGGCCTTGCGCCTGCTGCATGTGGCCGCCGATGACGTGCGCGCGGCGGCCTCGCTCAGCGCCGGGGTTCCGCTGATCGTGCAGCGCCCCGAGGGGCGCGTGACCTACAGCCGGACAGCCGACGGCACCTGCCGCCGGGCCGGCGACGACATCGAGGAGTTCCCCGGCGTCACGCTCAGCCTCACCGGCGGCGACCGCCTCTGCACCATCACCGTGCGGGGCAAGTCGCAGACGCTGACGACGGTCGTGTGCCGGCGGAGGTGGGGCTCATGA